One genomic window of Microbacterium testaceum StLB037 includes the following:
- a CDS encoding helix-turn-helix transcriptional regulator: MDTGVSTSSASLPFDDGEVDTLTIGRRIRQLRTARGLTLDDLATAVGRAPSQMSMIENGRREAKLTLLQAIARALECKLDQILDAEPLDARSTLELSVERAMRGQTFQALGIAPFRVGRAVPDEALAAMLALQAEIERLREERSATPEEARRANVALRRLMRTQDNHFPELERVASGILDQIEHPGGPLTQRGASDIAAHLGFTLHYVPDLPSSTRSIADVKNGRLYLSTKVAKGDPRAAVLQALSSRILGHGEPTSYDEFLRQRVETNYLTGALLMPEAHVVAALREAKERRTISIEDLRDAYSVSYETAAHRFTNLATVHLGIPVHFLKVHESGTITKAYENDDVNFPTDRLGSIEGQMCCRRWTSRVVFEEDDLFNPYYQYTDTGNGTYWCTARVEQSSEGAHSVSVGVRFDDTRWFRGRDTPNRGVSRHAVETCCRRAPADLEAAWRGQAWPNVRTPRTLLATLPTGAFPGVDTTEMYEFLQAHAPAE; the protein is encoded by the coding sequence ATGGACACGGGCGTCTCGACATCCTCGGCATCCCTCCCCTTCGACGATGGAGAGGTGGACACCCTCACCATCGGCCGACGCATCCGGCAACTGCGCACCGCGCGCGGCCTGACCCTCGACGACCTCGCCACAGCCGTCGGGCGGGCGCCGAGTCAGATGTCGATGATCGAGAACGGCCGCCGCGAGGCGAAGCTCACGCTGCTGCAGGCGATCGCCCGCGCGTTGGAGTGCAAGCTCGATCAGATCCTGGATGCCGAGCCCCTCGACGCCCGCTCCACCCTCGAGCTGTCCGTGGAACGGGCGATGCGCGGCCAGACCTTCCAGGCGCTCGGGATCGCACCGTTCCGCGTGGGGCGCGCGGTGCCCGACGAGGCGCTCGCCGCGATGCTCGCGCTGCAGGCCGAGATCGAACGCCTGCGCGAGGAGCGCTCGGCCACGCCCGAGGAGGCGCGGCGGGCGAACGTGGCGCTGCGGCGGCTCATGCGCACGCAGGACAACCACTTCCCGGAGCTCGAGCGCGTGGCATCCGGGATCCTCGATCAGATCGAGCATCCGGGCGGGCCGCTCACCCAGCGCGGGGCGAGCGACATCGCCGCCCACCTCGGCTTCACTCTGCACTACGTGCCCGACCTGCCCTCGTCGACGCGGAGCATCGCCGACGTGAAGAACGGGCGGCTGTACCTGTCGACGAAGGTCGCGAAGGGCGACCCGCGCGCGGCGGTGCTGCAGGCGCTGTCGAGCCGGATCCTCGGTCATGGCGAGCCGACGAGCTACGACGAGTTCCTCCGTCAGCGCGTCGAGACGAACTACCTCACCGGGGCGCTGCTCATGCCCGAGGCGCACGTCGTCGCCGCGCTCCGCGAGGCGAAGGAGCGGCGCACGATCAGCATCGAGGACCTTCGCGACGCGTACTCGGTGTCGTACGAGACGGCGGCGCACCGCTTCACCAATCTCGCGACCGTGCATCTCGGCATCCCGGTGCACTTCCTCAAGGTGCACGAGTCCGGGACGATCACGAAGGCGTACGAGAACGACGACGTGAACTTCCCCACCGATCGGCTCGGCTCGATCGAGGGGCAGATGTGCTGCCGGCGCTGGACGAGCCGCGTGGTCTTCGAGGAGGACGACCTGTTCAACCCGTACTACCAGTACACCGACACCGGCAACGGGACGTACTGGTGCACGGCACGCGTGGAGCAGTCGAGCGAGGGCGCGCACTCGGTGAGCGTCGGGGTGCGGTTCGACGACACGCGGTGGTTCCGCGGGCGCGACACCCCCAACCGCGGCGTCTCGCGGCACGCCGTCGAGACCTGCTGCCGTCGCGCGCCCGCCGACCTCGAGGCCGCGTGGCGCGGTCAGGCGTGGCCGAACGTGCGGACGCCGCGAACGCTGCTGGCGACGCTGCCGACCGGGGCGTTCCCCGGCGTGGATACGACGGAGATGTACGAGTTCCTGCAGGCGCACGCGCCGGCGGAGTGA
- a CDS encoding DUF917 domain-containing protein has translation MSWTLTAADLPDLARGATLLGTGGGGDPYIGQKLVERVLGEGSITILDPDEIADDLFVIPTAQMGAPTVMVEKIPAGTEPTLALRTLEKHLGRTADATMPIECGGINSMIPLIVAAETGLPVVDADGMGRAFPELSMETFAVYGVHGSPLALAGERGETAVIDTGDDDRQMEWLARGVTIRLGGVAHIAEYAMTGADVRRTAVPRTLSMALALGRGIREAREQHRSPFEAIAETLSTTLYPHVRELFVGKVTDVERRTTDGFAKGRATISALGPDDASTLEVAFQNENLIAHRDGVLVAIVPDLICITDVESAEPITTEGLRYGQRVRVLGISTPDLMRTPGALAAFGPSAFGLAETFTPVEELQAEGARPLITL, from the coding sequence ATGAGCTGGACCCTGACCGCGGCCGATCTCCCCGACCTCGCCCGCGGCGCGACGCTGCTCGGCACGGGTGGCGGGGGCGACCCGTACATCGGGCAGAAGCTCGTCGAGCGCGTGCTGGGCGAGGGGAGCATCACGATCCTCGACCCCGACGAGATCGCCGACGACCTGTTCGTCATCCCGACCGCGCAGATGGGGGCGCCGACCGTCATGGTCGAGAAGATCCCCGCCGGGACCGAGCCCACCCTCGCCCTGCGCACCCTCGAGAAGCACCTCGGCCGTACCGCCGACGCCACCATGCCGATCGAGTGCGGCGGCATCAACTCGATGATCCCGCTCATCGTCGCGGCCGAGACCGGCCTGCCTGTCGTGGATGCCGACGGCATGGGCCGCGCGTTCCCGGAGCTGTCGATGGAGACCTTCGCCGTCTACGGCGTCCACGGCTCGCCCCTGGCCCTCGCGGGGGAGCGCGGCGAGACCGCCGTCATCGACACCGGCGACGACGACCGGCAGATGGAGTGGCTCGCCCGCGGCGTCACGATCCGCCTCGGCGGGGTGGCCCACATCGCCGAGTACGCCATGACGGGAGCCGACGTGCGCCGGACGGCGGTCCCGCGGACGCTCTCGATGGCGCTGGCGCTGGGGCGCGGCATCCGGGAGGCCCGCGAGCAGCATCGCTCGCCGTTCGAGGCGATCGCCGAGACGCTCTCGACGACCCTGTACCCGCACGTGCGGGAGCTGTTCGTGGGCAAGGTCACGGACGTGGAGCGACGCACGACCGACGGCTTCGCGAAGGGGCGGGCGACCATCTCGGCGCTCGGGCCGGACGACGCTTCGACGCTGGAGGTGGCGTTCCAGAACGAGAACCTCATCGCGCACCGCGACGGCGTGCTCGTGGCGATCGTGCCCGACCTCATCTGCATCACCGACGTCGAGTCGGCCGAGCCCATCACGACGGAGGGACTGCGGTACGGCCAGCGGGTGCGGGTGCTCGGCATCTCGACGCCCGACCTGATGCGCACCCCCGGCGCGCTCGCCGCCTTCGGCCCGTCGGCGTTCGGCCTCGCCGAGACGTTCACTCCGGTGGAGGAGCTGCAGGCGGAGGGTGCCCGACCGCTGATTACCCTGTGA
- the aceA gene encoding isocitrate lyase, producing MTIQATPAQPPLRPGDQTETAAELRAAWDADPRWDGIERTFSADDVVRLRGSVREEATLARRGAENLWNLLHTEEYVRALGAYTGGQAVQQVRAGLKAIYLSGWQVAADGNLAGQTYPDQSLYPANSVPAVVRRINNALLRQDQIERAEGEITRDWLAPIVADAEAGFGGPLNAYELAQSLIQAGAAGIHWEDQLASEKKCGHLGGKVLVPIQQHIRTLNASRLAADVAGVPTVIIARTDALAADLLTSDVDERDAEFLTGERTSEGFYRVRPGLDSVIARGLAFAPYADLLWVETGEPDIELARRFAEAIHARFPGKKLAYNCSPSFNWKRHLDDAQIATFQAELAAMGYAFQFITLAGFHAVNHSMFDLARGYAERAMSAYVELQEAEFAAEANGYTATRHQREAGTGYFDVVSTALNPDSATLALAGSTETAQFH from the coding sequence ATGACGATCCAGGCCACCCCCGCGCAGCCGCCGCTCCGCCCCGGCGACCAGACCGAGACCGCCGCCGAGCTCCGTGCCGCTTGGGATGCCGACCCCCGCTGGGACGGCATCGAGCGCACGTTCTCGGCCGACGACGTCGTCCGCCTCCGTGGCAGCGTCCGCGAAGAGGCGACGCTCGCCCGTCGCGGAGCCGAGAACCTCTGGAATCTCCTGCACACCGAGGAGTACGTCCGCGCGCTCGGTGCCTACACCGGCGGCCAGGCCGTGCAGCAGGTGCGCGCCGGCCTGAAGGCCATCTACCTCTCCGGGTGGCAGGTCGCCGCCGACGGCAACCTGGCGGGGCAGACCTACCCCGACCAGAGTCTCTACCCGGCCAACAGTGTCCCCGCCGTCGTCCGCCGCATCAACAACGCCCTGCTGCGGCAGGACCAGATCGAGCGCGCCGAGGGAGAGATCACCCGGGACTGGCTCGCCCCGATCGTCGCCGACGCCGAGGCCGGTTTCGGCGGTCCGCTGAACGCCTACGAGCTCGCGCAGTCGCTGATCCAGGCCGGAGCCGCCGGCATCCACTGGGAAGACCAGCTCGCGAGCGAGAAGAAGTGCGGTCACCTCGGCGGCAAGGTGCTCGTGCCGATCCAGCAGCACATCCGCACCCTCAACGCCTCACGTCTGGCGGCAGATGTCGCCGGCGTTCCGACGGTAATCATCGCCCGCACCGATGCCCTCGCCGCCGACCTGCTCACGAGCGACGTCGACGAGCGGGACGCTGAGTTCCTCACCGGCGAGCGCACCAGCGAGGGCTTCTACCGGGTGCGCCCGGGACTCGACTCGGTGATCGCGCGCGGTCTCGCCTTCGCCCCGTACGCCGACCTGCTGTGGGTCGAGACCGGTGAGCCCGACATCGAGCTCGCGCGCCGCTTCGCCGAGGCGATCCACGCCCGCTTCCCGGGCAAGAAGCTCGCGTACAACTGCTCACCGAGCTTCAACTGGAAGCGCCACCTCGACGACGCGCAGATCGCGACGTTCCAGGCCGAGCTCGCGGCGATGGGCTACGCCTTCCAGTTCATCACCCTGGCCGGCTTCCACGCCGTGAACCACTCGATGTTCGACCTCGCCCGCGGCTACGCCGAGCGCGCCATGAGCGCGTACGTCGAGCTGCAGGAGGCCGAGTTCGCCGCCGAAGCAAACGGGTACACCGCCACGCGCCACCAGCGCGAAGCGGGCACCGGCTACTTCGACGTCGTCTCCACCGCGCTCAACCCCGACAGCGCAACTCTGGCCCTGGCCGGCTCGACCGAGACCGCCCAGTTCCACTGA
- the aceB gene encoding malate synthase A has translation MPNPSASTPHLRLERPLEGRDAEILTPAAIAFLTELHDRFARRRHDRLAARERRRFEIGTGDDPHFRADTAHIRDDPSWRVAGAGPGLEDRRVEITGPTDPKMTINALNSGARVWLADQEDATSPTWRNVIGGQLSLFDAIRGQLSFTSPEGKRYEVTAERTPTIVMRPRGWHLPEKHVTFIDRSGRELPASGSLVDYGLYVFHNAHALIAAGRGPYFYLPKIESAEEARLWDDVFSFTEERLGLAHGTIRATVLIETLPAAFEMEEILFALRDHCAGLNAGRWDYIFSIIKTYRGRGARFVLPDRSEVTMTVPFMRAYTELLVQTCHKRGAYAIGGMSAFIPNRRKPEVTAAAFEKVAADKRREAGDGFDGTWVAHPDLIPVARAEFDAVLGDAPNQLERTREDVSVEPHRLLDLRIGLPVTTAGVRGNVSVAIRYIEAWLRGLGAVAIDDLMEDAATAEISRSQIWQWIHQDRVTAEGDTITRPFVEGLLDEVLSEVPRSEGDRFDDAAAVFREVALRPEFPAFLTLPAYAKYLD, from the coding sequence ATGCCGAACCCCTCGGCATCCACCCCCCACCTGCGTCTCGAGCGCCCCCTCGAGGGACGGGATGCCGAGATCCTCACCCCCGCGGCGATCGCGTTCCTCACCGAGCTGCACGACCGTTTCGCCCGACGCCGGCACGACCGGCTCGCCGCCCGCGAGCGCCGCCGCTTCGAGATCGGCACGGGCGACGACCCGCACTTCCGAGCCGACACCGCGCACATCCGCGACGACCCGTCGTGGCGCGTGGCGGGAGCCGGCCCCGGCCTGGAGGACCGCCGCGTCGAGATCACCGGCCCGACCGACCCGAAGATGACGATCAACGCGCTGAACTCCGGCGCGCGGGTGTGGCTCGCCGACCAGGAGGATGCCACCTCCCCCACCTGGCGCAACGTCATCGGCGGGCAGCTCTCGCTGTTCGACGCGATCCGCGGGCAGCTGTCGTTCACGAGCCCCGAGGGAAAGCGCTACGAGGTCACCGCCGAGCGCACCCCGACGATCGTGATGCGCCCGCGCGGCTGGCACCTGCCCGAGAAGCACGTGACGTTCATCGATCGCTCCGGCCGTGAGCTGCCGGCATCCGGGTCCCTCGTCGACTACGGGCTGTACGTCTTCCACAACGCGCACGCGCTGATCGCCGCGGGCCGCGGGCCGTACTTCTACCTACCGAAGATCGAGTCGGCCGAAGAGGCGCGGCTGTGGGACGACGTGTTCTCGTTCACCGAGGAGCGGCTCGGCCTCGCGCACGGCACGATCCGTGCGACGGTGCTCATCGAGACGCTGCCCGCGGCGTTCGAGATGGAGGAGATCCTGTTCGCCCTGCGCGACCACTGCGCGGGCCTGAACGCCGGGCGCTGGGACTACATCTTCTCGATCATCAAGACCTACCGCGGGCGCGGAGCGCGGTTCGTGCTCCCCGACCGCAGCGAGGTCACGATGACAGTGCCGTTCATGCGCGCCTACACCGAACTGCTCGTGCAGACGTGCCACAAGCGCGGCGCCTATGCGATCGGCGGCATGAGCGCCTTCATCCCCAACCGGCGCAAGCCCGAGGTGACCGCAGCGGCGTTCGAGAAGGTCGCCGCCGACAAGCGGCGCGAGGCCGGCGACGGCTTCGACGGCACGTGGGTCGCCCACCCCGACCTCATCCCGGTGGCCCGTGCCGAGTTCGACGCGGTGCTCGGCGACGCGCCGAATCAGCTCGAGCGGACGCGTGAGGACGTGTCCGTCGAGCCGCACCGGCTGCTCGACCTGCGCATCGGCCTGCCCGTGACCACGGCGGGCGTGCGCGGCAACGTCTCGGTGGCGATCCGCTACATCGAGGCGTGGCTGCGGGGCCTCGGCGCGGTCGCGATCGACGACCTCATGGAGGACGCCGCCACCGCCGAGATCTCGCGCTCGCAGATCTGGCAGTGGATCCACCAGGATCGCGTCACCGCCGAGGGCGACACGATCACGCGTCCGTTCGTCGAGGGGCTGCTCGACGAGGTGCTGTCCGAGGTGCCGCGCTCCGAGGGCGACCGCTTCGACGACGCCGCCGCGGTGTTCCGCGAGGTGGCGCTGCGTCCGGAGTTCCCGGCCTTCCTGACCCTGCCGGCGTACGCGAAGTACCTCGACTGA
- a CDS encoding hydantoinase/oxoprolinase N-terminal domain-containing protein, whose protein sequence is MHIGIDVGGTNTDAVLMDAAVALAGAKKSTSPDVTTGIVDAIAALRDEHDFAGADIDAVMIGTTHFINALVQAQRLAPTAALRLGLPATKALPPLVDWPEVLTEAIQARSYLAHGGYEFDGRPISPLDEDELRGIARDMAEHGVRSVAISSVFSPVNHDLEVRAAEIIADVLGPDVAISLSHEIGRIGLLERENATIINAALRELASEIVDGLTSAVRAQGIEAPIFLSQNDGTLMDEDYVRLYPVATFASGPTNSMRGAALTSGLQTCAVVDIGGTTADIGLLNAGFPRETANEVKVAGIRTNFRMPDVLSIGIGGGSIVDEETAEVGPASVGYRLTEEALVFGGSTLTATDIAVAAGRAEVGDPSRVAHLDPAFVERVLARIAERVAEAVDRMRTSPEPIPVVAVGGGSILLPDELPLFGAVHRPTNYAVANAIGASIAQVGGEIDKVYAIEAGRRDEGIAAIRAEAVDKAIAAGARPSSVAIVDFDEVPIPYLPGNATRVRVKAVGDLDMGVRA, encoded by the coding sequence ATGCACATCGGCATCGACGTCGGCGGAACCAACACCGACGCAGTGCTCATGGACGCCGCCGTCGCCCTCGCCGGCGCCAAGAAGTCCACCAGCCCCGACGTCACGACCGGCATCGTCGACGCGATCGCGGCGCTCCGTGACGAGCACGACTTCGCGGGTGCTGACATCGACGCGGTGATGATCGGTACCACGCACTTCATCAACGCGCTCGTCCAGGCCCAGCGCCTCGCGCCGACCGCGGCGCTGCGCCTGGGGCTCCCCGCGACCAAGGCGCTGCCTCCTCTCGTGGACTGGCCCGAGGTGCTGACCGAGGCCATCCAGGCGCGCAGCTACCTCGCCCACGGCGGGTACGAGTTCGACGGGCGGCCGATCTCGCCGCTCGACGAGGACGAGCTGCGGGGCATCGCCCGTGACATGGCGGAGCACGGCGTGCGTTCGGTCGCGATCTCGTCGGTCTTCTCTCCCGTCAACCACGACCTCGAGGTGCGCGCGGCCGAGATCATCGCGGACGTGCTCGGACCCGACGTCGCGATCTCGCTGTCGCACGAGATCGGCCGGATCGGTCTGCTCGAGCGCGAGAATGCCACGATCATCAACGCGGCGCTGCGCGAGCTCGCCTCCGAGATCGTCGACGGGCTCACCTCCGCCGTGCGCGCTCAGGGGATCGAGGCTCCGATCTTCCTCAGCCAGAACGACGGCACGCTGATGGACGAGGACTACGTGCGCCTCTATCCGGTGGCGACGTTCGCCTCGGGTCCCACGAACTCCATGCGCGGCGCCGCCCTCACGAGCGGTCTGCAGACCTGCGCGGTCGTCGACATCGGCGGCACGACCGCCGACATCGGCCTGCTCAACGCCGGGTTCCCGCGCGAGACGGCGAACGAGGTGAAGGTCGCCGGCATCCGCACGAATTTCCGGATGCCGGATGTGCTGTCGATCGGCATCGGCGGCGGCTCGATCGTCGATGAGGAGACGGCCGAGGTCGGGCCGGCGTCGGTCGGCTACCGGCTGACCGAGGAGGCGCTGGTCTTCGGCGGTTCGACGCTGACGGCGACCGACATCGCCGTCGCCGCCGGCCGCGCAGAGGTGGGCGACCCCTCGCGCGTGGCCCACCTGGACCCCGCGTTCGTGGAGCGCGTGCTCGCGCGCATCGCCGAGCGCGTGGCCGAGGCCGTGGATCGTATGCGCACCTCGCCGGAGCCGATCCCCGTGGTCGCCGTCGGCGGCGGCAGCATCCTGCTCCCCGACGAGCTGCCGCTGTTCGGCGCGGTGCACCGCCCGACCAACTACGCCGTCGCCAACGCGATCGGCGCCTCGATCGCCCAGGTGGGCGGAGAGATCGACAAGGTCTACGCGATCGAGGCCGGCCGGCGCGACGAGGGCATCGCGGCGATCCGCGCGGAGGCGGTCGACAAGGCCATCGCGGCGGGCGCCCGCCCGTCGTCGGTGGCGATCGTCGACTTCGACGAGGTGCCGATCCCGTACCTCCCCGGCAACGCGACGCGGGTGCGCGTGAAGGCCGTGGGCGATCTCGACATGGGCGTGCGCGCGTGA
- a CDS encoding DUF917 domain-containing protein translates to MSWELSADVVADLARGAAVLGTGGGGDPYIGALLARQALAEHGSVTVVGLDELPEDALVLTVAMMGAPTVMVEKLPSLDEVVAPVHALAASLGRPVTHVACAEAGGVNSTIPIAAAAALGLPLVDADGMGRAFPELQMVLPTLYGVTASPLAFADEKGNTAVLSTIDNTWTERIARVACVEMGCSVMIAGFAMSGATAREALVPASLSACLSIGRGIVEARAAKTDPVTAVVEALRGSEVFAGKVVDVERGTTAGFARGNARIEGADDTLTLSFQNEHLIARTGEGVLVTTPDLIIVLDAESAEPITTEGLRYGQRVRVIAAPSDERWHGPEALAMVGPGYFGYEMPSHRFDGTVEVAA, encoded by the coding sequence GTGAGCTGGGAGTTGTCGGCGGACGTCGTGGCCGACCTCGCCCGCGGCGCGGCGGTCCTGGGCACCGGGGGAGGCGGTGACCCCTACATCGGTGCGCTCCTGGCCCGTCAAGCGCTCGCGGAGCACGGGTCGGTGACGGTCGTCGGGCTCGACGAGCTGCCCGAGGACGCCCTGGTGCTCACCGTGGCGATGATGGGCGCGCCGACCGTCATGGTCGAGAAGCTCCCGAGCCTCGACGAGGTGGTCGCTCCCGTGCACGCGCTCGCCGCGTCGCTCGGCCGTCCCGTCACCCACGTCGCGTGCGCCGAGGCCGGGGGAGTGAACTCCACGATCCCGATCGCCGCCGCCGCGGCTCTCGGGTTGCCGCTGGTGGATGCCGACGGCATGGGCCGCGCCTTCCCCGAGCTGCAGATGGTGCTGCCGACGTTGTACGGCGTCACCGCGTCTCCGCTGGCCTTCGCCGACGAGAAGGGCAACACGGCCGTCCTATCGACCATCGACAACACCTGGACCGAGCGGATCGCCCGTGTCGCGTGCGTGGAGATGGGCTGTTCGGTGATGATCGCCGGCTTCGCGATGTCGGGGGCGACGGCCCGTGAGGCTCTCGTTCCGGCCTCGCTGTCGGCGTGCCTGTCGATCGGTCGTGGCATCGTCGAGGCGCGCGCGGCCAAGACCGACCCCGTGACCGCCGTCGTCGAGGCGCTTCGGGGGAGCGAGGTGTTCGCCGGCAAGGTCGTCGACGTCGAGCGCGGGACGACCGCGGGATTCGCCCGCGGCAACGCGCGCATCGAGGGGGCCGACGACACGCTCACCCTGTCGTTCCAGAACGAGCACCTCATCGCCCGCACCGGCGAGGGTGTGCTCGTCACGACGCCCGATCTCATCATCGTCCTGGATGCCGAGAGCGCCGAGCCCATCACCACCGAGGGGCTGCGCTACGGCCAGCGCGTGCGCGTGATCGCCGCTCCGAGCGACGAGCGCTGGCACGGGCCCGAGGCCCTCGCGATGGTCGGGCCGGGCTACTTCGGCTACGAGATGCCGTCCCATCGCTTCGACGGAACCGTGGAGGTGGCGGCATGA
- a CDS encoding purine-cytosine permease family protein produces MARMAHADDFALSRVTPNAQKHWFGIAVQRFGQVSALSQFLLGATLGYAMTFSEAFLALLLGSIILEVIMCIVGIIGQKEGLNTALLARWTGFGEIGASLVGLAIGISLIGWFGIQSAISAESLDSLLPGLLPTWAWSLLFGLAVTAIVAVGFVGMQWLANITVPLFLVLVGWSIISELSNHSIGDLLTSPAPGPTMTVWQGTAIVAGGLIVGAIITADMTRFNRSKADVVKQTVVGVTLGEFVIGLSGVLLAHAAQSGNIVAIVTSSVGLVGLIIVITGTLKINDWNLYSSTLGLVNFISTAFGKNLHRVTTTIVLGVVGSILAAAGILSQFTEFLIILGVAFPPIAGIMVAEYFLVRRWRGELDASRAEGRLPLTAPRIVPVTLVIWLVSALVGYFVTWGIPAISSLVLSIVLYTVAGKLGWVRGVGQATTAQSPAASAASVAS; encoded by the coding sequence ATGGCACGTATGGCCCACGCCGACGACTTCGCCCTCAGCCGCGTGACCCCGAACGCCCAGAAGCACTGGTTCGGCATCGCCGTGCAGCGCTTCGGCCAGGTCTCGGCGCTGTCGCAGTTCCTGCTCGGCGCCACCCTCGGTTACGCGATGACCTTCAGCGAGGCGTTCCTCGCGCTGCTGCTCGGCTCGATCATCCTCGAGGTCATCATGTGCATCGTCGGCATCATCGGGCAGAAGGAGGGGCTCAACACCGCCCTCCTCGCGCGATGGACCGGCTTCGGCGAGATCGGCGCCTCGCTCGTCGGCCTCGCGATCGGCATCAGCCTCATCGGCTGGTTCGGCATCCAGTCGGCCATCTCGGCCGAATCGCTCGACTCCCTGCTGCCGGGGCTGCTTCCGACGTGGGCGTGGAGCCTGCTGTTCGGTCTCGCCGTCACCGCGATCGTCGCAGTCGGCTTCGTCGGGATGCAGTGGCTCGCGAACATCACCGTGCCGCTGTTCCTCGTGCTCGTGGGCTGGTCGATCATCTCGGAGCTCAGCAATCACTCCATCGGCGACCTGCTCACCTCTCCCGCTCCCGGTCCGACCATGACGGTCTGGCAGGGCACCGCGATCGTCGCCGGTGGACTCATCGTCGGAGCGATCATCACCGCCGACATGACCCGGTTCAACCGCTCGAAGGCCGACGTCGTCAAGCAGACGGTCGTGGGCGTGACGCTCGGCGAGTTCGTCATCGGCCTCTCCGGAGTGCTGCTGGCCCACGCCGCCCAGTCCGGGAACATCGTCGCCATCGTCACGTCTTCGGTGGGCCTGGTCGGGCTCATCATCGTGATCACCGGCACGTTGAAGATCAACGACTGGAACCTCTACTCCTCCACGCTGGGCCTCGTGAACTTCATCTCCACCGCCTTCGGCAAGAACCTGCACCGCGTCACCACGACGATCGTGCTCGGCGTGGTGGGCTCGATCCTCGCCGCCGCCGGCATCCTGTCGCAGTTCACGGAGTTCCTCATCATCCTCGGCGTCGCCTTCCCGCCCATCGCCGGGATCATGGTCGCCGAGTACTTCCTCGTGCGCCGCTGGCGCGGCGAGCTCGACGCCTCTCGCGCCGAGGGTCGACTTCCCCTCACCGCCCCGCGGATCGTGCCCGTCACCCTCGTGATCTGGCTGGTCTCGGCCCTCGTCGGGTACTTCGTCACCTGGGGCATCCCGGCGATCTCCTCGCTCGTGCTGTCGATCGTGCTCTACACCGTCGCCGGGAAGCTCGGCTGGGTGCGCGGGGTCGGCCAGGCCACCACCGCGCAGTCCCCGGCCGCGAGCGCCGCGTCCGTGGCATCCTGA
- a CDS encoding DUF917 family protein, producing MRTLGPDRLPVLARGFSLLGSGGGGTTTLLELMAAQVLDGPVALHDVDEVEPRTPCVAIGFAGSTYLLGERVPPPDAFAPLLAAAERWTGVRAPAVCAMEGAGLNGLTPLLLVGDRMLVDADLMGRALPGIDQLSLLVDAVPGAIVVADTGGGVMLVDSSRAGDAESLVRSSVIRAGGAGAVLVAGFTVGDLSVHGIPGTYTRALTLGAADVVTDDLAEARMLGSGRVSALDAVPDDAFARSVELVGDDGALLRLVARSEFLAVTRDGETIAASPEILVAIDSVSGDVLQVDAVTLARHVRIVALAAPRWWSASAERLAHVVPEAYGLRGLEVGR from the coding sequence ATGAGAACCCTCGGGCCCGACCGTCTTCCGGTGCTCGCCCGGGGGTTCTCGCTACTCGGCTCGGGCGGCGGCGGAACGACGACGCTGCTCGAGCTCATGGCCGCCCAGGTGCTCGACGGGCCCGTCGCCCTCCACGACGTCGACGAGGTCGAACCCCGCACGCCGTGCGTCGCGATCGGTTTCGCGGGATCGACATACCTGCTCGGCGAGCGGGTTCCTCCCCCCGACGCCTTCGCTCCGCTCCTGGCGGCGGCCGAACGGTGGACGGGGGTGCGGGCGCCGGCCGTCTGCGCGATGGAGGGCGCGGGTCTGAACGGGCTGACGCCGTTGCTCCTCGTCGGGGACCGGATGCTCGTCGACGCCGACCTGATGGGCCGCGCTCTGCCGGGGATCGATCAGCTCTCGCTCCTCGTCGATGCGGTTCCCGGCGCGATCGTCGTGGCCGACACCGGGGGCGGCGTGATGCTCGTCGACTCCTCTCGGGCGGGCGACGCCGAGAGCCTCGTCCGCTCGAGCGTGATCCGCGCGGGAGGCGCGGGGGCGGTGCTTGTCGCGGGCTTCACCGTCGGCGACCTGTCGGTGCACGGCATCCCGGGAACCTACACGCGCGCTCTCACCCTCGGCGCCGCGGACGTCGTCACGGACGACCTGGCCGAAGCGCGCATGCTCGGCAGCGGACGGGTGAGCGCGTTGGATGCCGTGCCGGACGACGCCTTCGCGCGATCGGTCGAGCTGGTCGGCGACGACGGAGCCTTGCTGCGCCTGGTGGCGCGCTCGGAGTTCCTCGCGGTCACGCGCGACGGGGAGACGATCGCGGCGTCGCCGGAGATCCTCGTCGCGATCGACTCCGTCTCCGGGGACGTGCTGCAGGTGGATGCCGTCACCCTCGCTCGGCACGTGCGCATCGTCGCTCTCGCCGCGCCGCGGTGGTGGTCCGCCTCGGCCGAGCGCCTCGCGCACGTGGTCCCCGAGGCGTACGGGCTGCGCGGTCTGGAGGTCGGACGATGA